In one Bifidobacteriaceae bacterium genomic region, the following are encoded:
- a CDS encoding DUF4190 domain-containing protein, translating to MSELSPYGPAGPQPTGPYADAQPYAARPFDPPTASYPSAPYPPAPNQPYNPYGPPGAPYGGWPPPNQPAPGGYAQYPPYQPYPVGNPGKNGMGVASLVLSIAGIVILPGLFIGSVLGVIFGHIGLAAVGRGEANNRGVALAGVIIGYIGLAISILIWGLVFAIGGAGLWYYASGAAPDLAAAVFPAV from the coding sequence GTGAGCGAACTATCCCCTTATGGTCCGGCCGGCCCCCAGCCGACCGGGCCTTACGCCGACGCGCAGCCGTACGCGGCGCGTCCGTTCGATCCGCCCACTGCCTCTTATCCTTCGGCCCCCTACCCGCCGGCGCCGAACCAACCGTATAACCCCTACGGACCCCCCGGGGCGCCGTACGGCGGCTGGCCCCCGCCCAATCAACCCGCGCCGGGCGGTTACGCGCAATACCCGCCGTACCAGCCCTACCCGGTGGGGAATCCCGGCAAGAACGGCATGGGCGTGGCCTCGCTGGTGTTGTCGATCGCGGGAATTGTCATTCTTCCCGGCTTGTTCATCGGTTCTGTCCTAGGCGTCATCTTTGGGCACATTGGGCTGGCGGCCGTGGGCCGGGGCGAGGCGAACAACCGCGGCGTCGCTTTGGCCGGGGTGATCATCGGCTACATCGGGCTGGCGATCAGCATCCTCATCTGGGGGCTGGTGTTCGCCATTGGCGGGGCGGGACTCTGGTATTACGCCAGCGGCGCGGCGCCGGACCTGGCCGCGGCGGTTTTCCCAGCGGTCTAG
- the trpC gene encoding indole-3-glycerol phosphate synthase TrpC: MKKTGTVLDQIIAGVREDLAARQARVSLAQLKASACDRPPAKDFLARLRASASVAVIAEVKRSSPSRGPIAAIADPAALAQAYEAGGAAAISVLTESRHFHGSLADLAAVRRAVDIPVLRKDFVVSSYQVWEARAHGADLVLLIVAALDRLQLIGLIERTVSLGMTPLVEVHNEAELELAQEAGARLVGFNARNLKTLSVDPSVFGRLAPLAGPDVVKVAESGVSSPHDLAAYAHRGADAVLIGEYLASASHPEQAVRELVAMGSHPSVRSLRR; encoded by the coding sequence GTGAAGAAAACCGGAACTGTCCTGGATCAGATAATCGCCGGAGTGCGCGAAGACTTGGCGGCGCGCCAGGCCCGCGTGTCGCTGGCCCAGCTCAAGGCCTCGGCTTGCGACCGTCCGCCGGCCAAAGATTTCCTGGCCCGCCTGCGGGCGAGCGCGTCCGTCGCGGTGATCGCCGAGGTGAAGCGCTCAAGCCCGTCACGCGGGCCAATCGCCGCGATTGCGGACCCGGCGGCCTTGGCCCAGGCGTACGAGGCGGGCGGGGCGGCCGCGATCTCCGTGCTGACCGAGAGCCGGCACTTTCACGGTTCGCTGGCCGATTTGGCGGCGGTGCGCCGCGCGGTCGACATCCCCGTGCTGCGGAAGGACTTCGTGGTCAGCTCCTACCAGGTTTGGGAGGCCAGAGCCCACGGCGCGGACCTGGTGCTGTTGATTGTGGCGGCGCTGGACCGGTTGCAGTTGATCGGTTTGATCGAGCGGACCGTCTCGCTGGGCATGACGCCGTTGGTGGAGGTCCACAACGAGGCGGAGCTTGAGTTGGCGCAGGAGGCGGGCGCCCGGTTGGTCGGGTTCAACGCGCGCAATCTGAAAACCCTGTCGGTTGACCCGTCCGTGTTCGGCCGGCTGGCGCCCCTGGCCGGTCCGGACGTTGTCAAAGTGGCCGAGTCGGGGGTTTCCAGCCCGCATGATTTGGCCGCGTACGCGCACAGGGGCGCCGATGCCGTGTTGATCGGCGAGTACTTGGCGTCAGCCTCGCACCCCGAGCAGGCCGTGCGGGAGCTGGTGGCTATGGGCTCGCACCCGTCTGTGAGATCATTGCGCCGATGA